A genome region from Ralstonia solanacearum K60 includes the following:
- a CDS encoding OmpW/AlkL family protein: MACARSAIVAAAAGLIAAAVCPTAYAEGSDLPPATGNWMVRLRAVNLTAANKSDAIPALAVPDDAIHINNKAFPELDISYFFTPNLAAELILTYPQQQDVTVMQSALGGATKIGSFRHLPPILTLQYHFRPESRFKPYLGAGLNYTRISGVDLQVPGVGPLDLSRNSFGPALQAGFDYRLTDHVYLNVDIKKTWISADVKLAGQTISKVRVDPWLVGVGLGYRF, translated from the coding sequence ATGGCATGTGCCCGTTCAGCCATCGTTGCAGCCGCAGCCGGCCTCATCGCGGCGGCTGTCTGTCCGACCGCGTACGCCGAGGGCAGCGACCTGCCCCCGGCCACCGGAAACTGGATGGTCCGCCTGCGCGCGGTCAACCTGACAGCGGCCAACAAGTCCGATGCGATTCCTGCGCTGGCGGTGCCCGATGACGCCATCCATATCAACAACAAGGCGTTTCCCGAGCTGGATATCTCGTATTTCTTCACGCCCAACCTGGCTGCCGAACTGATCCTGACCTATCCGCAGCAACAGGATGTGACGGTCATGCAAAGCGCGCTGGGCGGGGCGACCAAGATCGGCAGCTTCCGCCACCTGCCGCCGATCCTGACGCTGCAGTACCACTTCCGGCCGGAATCGCGCTTCAAGCCTTATCTCGGCGCCGGCCTCAACTACACGCGCATCTCCGGCGTTGATCTGCAGGTGCCGGGCGTCGGCCCGCTCGACCTGAGCCGGAACAGCTTCGGCCCGGCACTGCAGGCCGGATTCGACTACCGCCTGACGGACCACGTCTATCTCAACGTCGACATCAAGAAGACCTGGATCAGCGCCGACGTAAAGCTGGCCGGCCAGACCATCAGCAAGGTGAGGGTCGATCCGTGGCTGGTCGGCGTGGGCCTCGGTTACCGCTTCTGA
- a CDS encoding transposase yields the protein MARLPRLSPVDFPVHVLQRGNNRQVVFRADEDYAFYLDTLRMAAREHDFAIHAFALMPNHVHLVGTPKAADSLSRTLQAVGRRYTRYFNAAAVRSGTLWEGRFRSTVLDPAEWVLPMLLYVEANAVRAGLITTPEEDRWSTYRHHVGIQSIPWVSDHYCYWRLGNTPFERQSRYRTHWHEGLGSDQLARIRQHVHSGWPLGSEAFLATLARAGGRRVAPLPKGRPPRGPADVGTEAEGEAS from the coding sequence ATGGCCCGCCTGCCTCGCCTCAGTCCCGTCGATTTCCCGGTCCACGTGTTGCAGCGCGGAAACAATCGGCAGGTGGTGTTCCGTGCCGACGAGGACTACGCCTTCTATCTCGACACCCTGCGCATGGCCGCGCGTGAGCACGATTTCGCCATCCACGCCTTTGCGCTGATGCCGAACCATGTGCATCTGGTCGGCACGCCCAAAGCGGCCGACAGCCTGTCGCGCACGCTGCAGGCCGTTGGGCGGCGTTACACACGCTACTTCAATGCAGCGGCTGTTCGCAGCGGCACGCTGTGGGAGGGGCGCTTCCGGTCGACGGTGCTGGACCCCGCCGAATGGGTGTTGCCGATGCTCCTGTATGTGGAGGCCAACGCCGTGCGCGCGGGCCTGATCACGACCCCGGAAGAGGACCGCTGGAGCACCTACCGCCATCACGTTGGCATTCAATCGATTCCGTGGGTGAGCGATCACTACTGCTATTGGCGGCTTGGCAATACACCCTTCGAACGCCAATCACGCTACCGGACGCACTGGCACGAGGGGCTCGGGTCCGACCAGCTTGCCCGTATCCGCCAGCATGTGCACAGCGGTTGGCCGCTCGGCAGTGAGGCATTTTTGGCCACCCTGGCGCGGGCGGGCGGGCGGCGCGTGGCGCCGTTGCCGAAGGGCCGGCCGCCGCGTGGTCCCGCAGATGTGGGGACAGAAGCGGAGGGCGAAGCGAGCTGA